gcgcggggcgcccGCATGGCGGCGGCGagccggagcggcggcggcccggcgctGGGCatggggcggcggcggcggggggcgctgCCGGAGCCGGcgggcggctgctgctgctgcctggcggcggcgctgccgctgctgctgctgctgctgcccgccgggTGCCCGGTGCGGGCGCAGAACGACACGGAGCCCATCGTCCTGGAGGGGAAGTGCCTGGTGGTGTGCGACTCCAGCCCTTCGGCCGACGGCGCCATCACCTCCTCCCTGGGGATCTCGGTGCGCTCGGGCAGCGCCAAGGTGGCCTTCTCGGCCACCCGCAGCACCAACCACGAGCCCTCCGAGATGAGCAACCGCACCATGACCATCTACTTCGACCAGGTCAGCCGCCGCCTGCTTTGCCTTCTtcgctgccctccagccctttGCCTTCTTCGCTGCCTTCGCTGCCCTTTGCCTTCTTCGCTGCCCTTTGCCTTCTTTGCTGCCCTTCCAGCCCTTTGCCTTCTTCGCTGCCCTCCAGTCCTTTGCCTTCGCTGCCCTTTGCCTTCGCTGCCCTTTGCCTTCGCTGCCCTTTGCCTTCTtcgctgccctccagccctttGCCTtcgctgccctccagccctttGCCTTCGCTGCCCTTTGCCTTCGCTGCCCTTTGCCTTCTtcgctgccctccagccctttGCCTtcgctgccctccagccctttGCCTTCGCTGCCCTTTGCCTTCGCTGCCCTTTGCCTTCTtcgctgccctccagccctttGCCTTCGCTGCCCTTTGCCTTCGCTGCCCTTTGCCTTCTTCGCTGCCCTCCAACCCTTTGCCTTCGCTGCCCTTTGCCTTCGCTGCCCTTTGCCTTCTtcgctgccctccagccctttACCTtcgctgccctccagccctttGCCTtcgctgccctccagccccacgCCGGCCAGCCCCTCGCCTCCCTGCGCGGGCACCCCCGCCcctagccccccccccccccccccccccccccgtgacTACAGGCTTATTTTCGTTCTTGCTCCCCTTCCATCTTTTAATCCTGACCCACCCTCTCAATAGCAGTTTTACAGCTCAGCTCCCCAGAA
This sequence is a window from Pelecanus crispus isolate bPelCri1 chromosome 2, bPelCri1.pri, whole genome shotgun sequence. Protein-coding genes within it:
- the CBLN2 gene encoding cerebellin-2, with amino-acid sequence MAAASRSGGGPALGMGRRRRGALPEPAGGCCCCLAAALPLLLLLLPAGCPVRAQNDTEPIVLEGKCLVVCDSSPSADGAITSSLGISVRSGSAKVAFSATRSTNHEPSEMSNRTMTIYFDQVLVNIGNHFDLASSIFVAPRKGIYSFSFHVVKVYNRQTIQVSLMQNGYPVISAFAGDQDVTREAASNGVLLHMEREDKVHLKLERGNLMGGWKYSTFSGFLVFPL